In Pan paniscus chromosome 1, NHGRI_mPanPan1-v2.0_pri, whole genome shotgun sequence, the DNA window CGGGATGATAAGGTAAGCAGGAGCCACCTCGGGAAGGGGTGGACAGGCAGGAGCCGGTCACAGCTCCAAGGGCAGTGAGTACGGTACCACCTGCCAATTTAAGGCAACTCCATTCAGACTGATGAGCTGGGCGGGGGCTGGCTGAGGTGGCAGGCGTGCAACTGGCGGTCCCAGGCCACCTCTGGACACAGCTGGGCATCCAAGCGTGCCGGCGAAGCATATGCCAGCACTGCTCAGCCATGGTTCAAGCCAGAGGGTGTCGGGGAATGAGGGTAAGGTAGGGCTGATGGAAAGAGTGGGGACTACTATTCCTTCTGTTGCTGTGGGACACCTGCCAGGTGGGGTAGGCTTTGGCACACATGTGGGTACCTAGGATTCCAGGGTCCCAGAGAACATGCCATGTCTCTTCTTGCTCTCAGAGGGGAAAAAGATGAAACGTGTGTGGGCTCCAAGGGGCCAGAAAGGGGGACTACCAAACTGGCACTAGGCAGGCCCTGGGGGAGGAGGGTAGAGCCTGTATCCAGGGCAGAGTGCCCATCCTGGCACCTTGATTCTGTCATCCATGTGCATCCCACGCAGGTGCCCAAACACCAGGGTGGGAGAGGGTACGAGGACCGCCCCCCCTCTCATGTCCTCTCAGGGAAGCAGCTCATGCCAGCCCCAACGTGGGTAATGGAGGGGTTGGTATGCAGGTGAGGGCTACTGGGGAGGCACACGGGAAGCACAAAGAAGAAACAGCCGTGGCCAGAAGGGCTGCCAAGCGGTCTTCCAGGCTGGCTGTCAGCCCTCGTTCTTCAGTCCTCCGAGGGCCACACAGGCTCCATCCTACCCGAATTTGTGCTCCATGTGATCTCTTGTCCCTTGGCCACAGCAAGGTGGGCGTGGCTCAGAAGATGCTCTGCCGCCTGTTATTCCCTCGTCCTGGAGAATGGAGAAGAGGtggggctgcagggaggaggctgggctGACGGGTACCCCAGGTCAGCAGGGACAGTCGCTGTCCCCCAGAGCTGCTCTGACAGAGCAAGCAAGGGCATGCAAACAGGAGCCGGTCTGACCTGGTgtcaaatcccatctctgctacttactagctgcATGAACTTGTGACTTAACctcccagagcctcagtttcattGACTATGAAATGGGGAATATTAATAGTACTAACTTCAAGGGGTATTTTAAGGATTAAAGAAGACGATGCATGGAAAGCATTTGTCAATGTCCAAGGCCATTGACTGTACTAGGAACAAAGTACCGTTCTCCCAGGATGGAATCTGATTAGAGAGCTCAGGGTTTGCAGAGAGAATGCACCAGAGACAGCATGCCTCTTTGCCAGGGCTACTGTCAAATGCAATGTCCTGTCTGGGGTGGAGGGTTGAGGAGGGAAGAGCTGGACGAGGAAGTCTAGGCAGGAGAaaccaaccccttctctgctccCCAAAGAGTCCAAAGGGAAGCCAGTGGTGGGGGGACCATGGGAGTCCCCACTGGGGAGGGGTCGCCTGCTCTGGCTTCCACTAACAAGGGGAGGGGTCCAGGAGAGCACAAGCCCCTACCTGGCTGCTGGAAGGCCAAGCCTCGGTAGCCTGGGTCCTTCTGGAGCTGGATCTCCTTCAGGGAGAAGATGGAGGCAGCTGGGGGAGAGAAGTGCATAGTCTGGAGAGGGCTGCGTGGAGCTGGCCTCCAGTGAGGACTGGCCCAGAAGGACCAACTGAGCCCTCGAGGCAGCACCTCATTTCCACTGTTTGCCCCCTCAATTTGGAATGAGAACCCCAGCAGGGGAGGCAAGGTGCCCGGGGCTGCTCTGCTGGGCCTGGGGCCTCTGGCCTCTTTGTTCTGGTTCTTCTGCCCACACTCACCAACCCCTTTCCTTGGTTCTGGGTGGCCCTGCTCCCGGACCCCCAGTACTCACTGTCTTCAAGCTGGTGCACACGCTCTCCCAGAGACCGGAAGTAGGAGTGACTCAGGGCAGCCTCTGCTGACATGCGACTCTTGGATTCATACTGAAAGGCACAGGGTGGGGCTATTGGGCCCGGCTGGGGGGCTGCAAACCCTCTGGGCAGCAGGACTCCAGTGCTGGTTAGAGCACCAAGGTGGGTGGGGCTTGAGGCTAACAGGAGAAGCCCCAGGTCAGCCTCCAGCCCCTACCACAAACCCAACCTCAGGCCATCTCAAGACTCAGGGGAAGGCTCCTCGGTCTCCAGCCACCAGGAAAAACCAGAAATGAAACTTCAGGAGAGTGACCTTCTCTTGGGATAGAAATACAGATGCAAACCAACCATGATCAGATGGAGAACATCCGTAACAGGAAGCGTAGTGCCGATAACAACCCTTCATCGTGTGCCTTACAAGACAGGCACCACACTAAGTGTGTCCCGTCATCTCAATGTATCCTCACGGCCATCTTATAAAATAGGTATTAATCCCACTttgcagctgaggaaactgaggcatggaggaGCTCTGTAACTTGCCCAGAGCTACACAGCTAAGTAACGGGTTTGGGCTCGCAGTGCACAGACTCCAGAGGATGCGTATGGAGGCCACCCCTTGGCCTTGGGGGTGGAGAGTACAGGGGAGATGTTTCAAAGACGTGTAAGCACACGAGCCACAGAAGTTGGGGCGTAGGCCCGGCATGGGGCACAGGGACTTGGCTCTTTGGCTGCCTCTCCCTGGGCCCCGCCGGGAGGACACTCACCAGGAGCAGGCTGCTCAGGAGGTGGATGCCATCCGTATCCAACCTGCAAGGAGAAGGCGCGGACACAGGCTGTGCCTGATTGGGGATGGGAGAGCCAGGGCCGCAGCAGGAGGGGCGGCGGGCGCAGGGGCTACCTGGGCGCGTGGTTGATGAGCGGCTGCGGGAGGTAGCAGGGGAAGCTGTAGGTGCGGAACTCAGAGAAGGCGGTCACGCCGGGCCACGTCTCTTCTGTGGGGGTCCCTGGGGAGACGAGAGAGGGTGGGGAGGGCCTGCGTGAGGCCCAGGGCCAAGGCCGACTTGAAAGGGATGCAATGTATGAGGTGGGAGCAAAGATGGCCGAGGCCACAGGGGGTCCCCGCCCGGGAGAGAAGCGGCCGAGCCGCTCCTCCCCGTCCCGCTCCGCGCCTGGGCTGGAGGAGTTCCGGCGCCCCCTGGTGGTGAGAGGGACGGAGCAGCGGGAGACTGACCGAGGAGGCGAAAGATGAGGTGCAGCTCCTCCTTGACTGTGGAGCCCGGGAAGAGGGGCCTCCCTGTGGCCATCTCGTAGTGGATGCAGCCCACGCCCCTGCGGGGAGCAAGGGGTAGGGTCGGCATCAGGCAGGGGCGGCCGCCCTTCCTAGGGCTGCTCCACCAGGGCACCAATGACGACCTGCCACAGGCGGCTGCAGGGGTCGTGGCTCTGGCGGCGGAGCGGTGGCCCAGGGCAGTGGAGGCTCCTAGAACTGCCCAGCCCCCACTACAGCCCCTCTCTGGGGGGCTTCCCTGGGCTCGGGAAAGCTGCGACCTCTCCCCTTTCACTCTGTGAGGTTTGGGTCTGTGCAGCCAGCGCCCATGTGGCAATTCTCTCAGCAGTGTTGTCTCAAACTCTCTCCACTGTGTGCCCCACTGGAAGAGAAGTACATAAATCCATTCTCCTGGGGAACCTTGGGGCGGAGTCACAGCAGCCATTCATAACCACCGGCGGCTTGGCTTGCAATTTGGgctgatttttcattttacacCAAATCATACACTTGttcattttaacataaaaatagtaCTTCTCTTTCAAAATTTTCACTGGGACTGATGCTTGGAGAAGATTCATCGTATTTACTATAGGGGCCCTCCTGGACCCTCTGGGTCTCTGGTAACCCCTCACAGGCCTCTGGGGGAGGATTTCAAATGCACAGGCTTGGGGGTCTATTTAAGCCAGGGAAACCCTAACCTATTATATTtcagacttaatttttttaacaaccaTTTCAGCAGGATGTCACAAGGCTTTTAGGCAAAGGAAGTTAGGCAGTTCTTCCCGGAGGCCCTTGGGGCAGCAAAGGAGAGTCTGGAGGTGTGGCCAGGCCTGTCCTCCCCTCCTCGGTCCCCACAGTGCTCACTCACCACATATCAATGGGGGTGGAGTACTCTGTGGATCCCAGCAGCACATCGGGGGGCCTGTACCACAGGGTCACCACCTCATTGGAGTAAGTCTTTGTGGGCACTGACTTGGCCCTGGCCAGTCCTGGGGGCAGACATGTCACTGGACCTCTGTCCACAGGTGCTGTGGGGTTGACTGCTATGCCCTCCCCCACTGCACCCACACCCTGAGGCACCCCAGTAGCGTCAGACCCCCACCCTAGCCCCAGCCTCACCAAAATCGGCCAGCTTCAGCTCCCCCCTCTCGTTGATGAGCAGGTTCTGGGGCTTCAGGTCCCGGTGCAGGATCTTGCGGTGGTGACAGTAGGCGAGGCCCCGGAGCAGCTGGAACATGAAAatctgggggagggggaagagaaatgtggggtggaAGGTGGCCCTGAGCCTCTGCTCCAAGGCTGGGACCAGGATGGGGGCAGGGGCTTGGCAGTGAGGTCAGCACAAGCCCCTCATTCTCCTGCACACCCTGCAGCCCCCATCCTGGACCCCACCCACACCAGGGAATCCCATCCAGAGGGGAGGACACCAGGGgtgcagaggatgcagtgagtgtGGGGGAGGCCAGAGAAGTCTCAGTCAGGAGCACGGGGGTCAGGATGCCCGCCTATGTGGAGACATATGTGCttgatccctttttttttttttttcttttagagacagggttttactctgtcacccaggctggagtgcagtggtgtgatcatggctcactgcagcctcaacctccggggctcaagtggccctcctgcctcagcctctcaagcagctgggactatgggtgcacgctactgtgcccggctaatttttcaatttttagtagagatgaggtcttgccatgttgcccaggctggtctcaaactcctgggctcaagccatcttcctgccttggcctcccagtgctgggattacaggcgtgggccaccatgcccagccttgattCTTTAACAAACACCAGGAGAGGTCATTCATAACCCCGAGCTTACCCAGAAGCCTCCCTGCATTTTGGCAGGTAGTTCACACTCCCATTTGACAGACTGGGAAACTGATGTTCAGAGTTGAGAGTGGGTTTTATACCAACAGCTAGACAGTGGCAGACAGTGTGTGTCTGTTCTTGGGGTAAAGCGCTCAACCCAGTTCCTGGACTCGTTGATGGCATtgccctctccctctttcctacGTGGGAAGGTCTGAGCCACCTCAGCAGCCGGATCCCTGGTGGTGAGAGTGGGTCCCCACACTGGGCTTCTGGACAGGTGGCTGCCAAGATGGGGGGACCCTGCCCCCGAGGCCTCACCTTGACGTTGTGCATGCTCATGAGGTTCCCACAGTGGTCCAGATACTGCTTCAGGTCACTGTCCTGGAACACAGAGCGTGGCTCAGTCCTGCCCCACGCTGACCCCTGGCCAGAAGCCTAGACACAGGCTGAGGAGAGGAAGCCCCTCCCTGGGAAGGGCCCATGCCCACTAGTGGGACAGGTCCCTGGCTCGAGCCACCCGTAAGCCTGAGCTCTTGGCCCACTCCTGCACGGGAGCATCTGAAAATCTGATTCCAGAACAAGGCCTGGGTCGCCCTCATCCCACTACTcccactccctcagcttcccaCTCCTCTACCCACACCCCGTTTCCACCACAAGAGGGAGAGGCGGCCAGCCCCAGCCAGACTCTCACCAGGTACTCAAACACCAGGGTGAGGGACCGATCTGTGTGGATGAGGTCATGCAGGGTCACAATATTGGCGTGCTTCAGGTTCTTCAGCAGAGACACTGTGAGGAGACAGGTCCACCTGAGTCCCTAGGACCCCATGTATCCCCATACCCTCTTTTCTTGGGGTCAGCGCCAGGAGTCCCATTCCAGCAATGATCCTCCACCCCCAGCTCCCACAAGGGTGCAGGCTGGTGAACCCCTCCTCCTGAAGCCCCCAGGGGAGCGTGGGAGCCTAGGATGCTGTACCCTCTCGGATGGCAGTGCAGGGCGCTCCCTCCTCGTGCTCCAGCCGGATCTCTTTCAGGGCCACAAGGTTCTCCGTCAGTTTGCTGCGCCCTTTGAAGACTGTGGCATAGGTGCCCTGGGATGGAGGGCCGCAGCGGCCCCAGGCACATTCAGGTGCTGCTGGCCTCTGTCCAGTGCCTCCCCATTTGTGCCTCTGCCTGGGCTACGACTGGGGCCTGAGTGCTCTTCCTCCCTTTACTGACATGCTGTTTCCTCCAAAGCCTATTTCCTCCAGGAAGCGTCCCTAATGACTCCCCAGTCAGAGTGAATCCGTCCTTCCTCTAAGCCCCAGCACGCCGCGTGCCCCTCTATGATAACACCaggttttttcttccttatacGATGCTGATGTTTACACAGAGGTCACCTCTTTGGGCTCCTGGAGGGAAAGGGCTGTGTGTTCCCTCTCTCTATAAACCTTCACCCACCCCAGGCCTCTGCACAGTGACAACAGAAATAGCTAAGTGACACAgcacttcctatgtgccaggcattgtctgTGTGCCGTACATAAGCTGATTACAGTAACCTGCccaatcctcacaataaccctatgtgATAGGACAATTACTGTCTCATTGGACagaggaagaaattgaggcacacaGAGAGGTCATGTAACTCAccaaaggtcacagagctagtaaatggTGGAGCTAGGTTTTGAACCCAGGCAAGAAGgacttgcagaaaaaaaaaagactggattcTGCCCAGGGCCATGGCTACTCTATCCTCACGCCCTCCTTCAGGATCTGAGCTCACTTCAATCCCTGCCAAAGGCTGGGCCAGAGCGCACGGCCGAGACTGTGCACCTCTATGGGGCAGGGGCCAGGAGAGGGCCAACCAGAGAGGGCCGACCAGAGAGGGCCGACTAGGGAGGTCTGCCCCTCCTCCAAGCCATCCTGCCTGGCTATTCGGAGAAGACCAAACCCAGCGTCTTACCTCTCCCAGTTTGTCCAGTTTCACGTATGTTTCCAGTTTCCCAAAG includes these proteins:
- the CDK18 gene encoding cyclin-dependent kinase 18 isoform X2 → MIMNKMKNFKRRFSLSVPRTETIEESLAEFTEQFNQLHNRRNEDLQLGPLGRDPPQECSTFSPTDSGEEPGQLSPGVQFQRRQNQRRFSMEVRASGALPRQVAGCTHKGVHRRAAALEPDFDVSKRLSLPMDIRLPQEFLQKLQMESPDLPKPLSRMSRRASLSDIGFGKLETYVKLDKLGEGTYATVFKGRSKLTENLVALKEIRLEHEEGAPCTAIREVSLLKNLKHANIVTLHDLIHTDRSLTLVFEYLDSDLKQYLDHCGNLMSMHNVKIFMFQLLRGLAYCHHRKILHRDLKPQNLLINERGELKLADFGLARAKSVPTKTYSNEVVTLWYRPPDVLLGSTEYSTPIDMWGVGCIHYEMATGRPLFPGSTVKEELHLIFRLLGTPTEETWPGVTAFSEFRTYSFPCYLPQPLINHAPRLDTDGIHLLSSLLLYESKSRMSAEAALSHSYFRSLGERVHQLEDTASIFSLKEIQLQKDPGYRGLAFQQPGRGNNRRQSIF
- the CDK18 gene encoding cyclin-dependent kinase 18 isoform X4 — its product is MIMNKMKNFKRRFSLSVPRTETIEESLAEFTEQFNQLHNRRNEDLQLGPLGRDPPQECSTFSPTDSGEEPGQLSPGVQFQRRQNQRRFSMEDVSKRLSLPMDIRLPQEFLQKLQMESPDLPKPLSRMSRRASLSDIGFGKLETYVKLDKLGEGTYATVFKGRSKLTENLVALKEIRLEHEEGAPCTAIREVSLLKNLKHANIVTLHDLIHTDRSLTLVFEYLDSDLKQYLDHCGNLMSMHNVKIFMFQLLRGLAYCHHRKILHRDLKPQNLLINERGELKLADFGLARAKSVPTKTYSNEVVTLWYRPPDVLLGSTEYSTPIDMWGVGCIHYEMATGRPLFPGSTVKEELHLIFRLLGTPTEETWPGVTAFSEFRTYSFPCYLPQPLINHAPRLDTDGIHLLSSLLLYESKSRMSAEAALSHSYFRSLGERVHQLEDTASIFSLKEIQLQKDPGYRGLAFQQPGRGNNRRQSIF
- the CDK18 gene encoding cyclin-dependent kinase 18 isoform X1, which gives rise to MIMNKMKNFKRRFSLSVPRTETIEESLAEFTEQFNQLHNRRNEDLQLGPLGRDPPQECSTFSPTDSGEEPGQLSPGVQFQRRQNQRRFSMEVRASGALPRQVAGCTHKGVHRRAAALEPDFDVSKRLSLPMDIRLPQEFLQKLQMESPDLPKPLSRMSRRASLSDIGFGKLETYVKLDKLGEGTYATVFKGRSKLTENLVALKEIRLEHEEGAPCTAIREVSLLKNLKHANIVTLHDLIHTDRSLTLVFEYLDSDLKQYLDHCGNLMSMHNVKIFMFQLLRGLAYCHHRKILHRDLKPQNLLINERGELKLADFGLARAKSVPTKTYSNEVVTLWYRPPDVLLGSTEYSTPIDMWGVGCIHYEMATGRPLFPGSTVKEELHLIFRLLGTPTEETWPGVTAFSEFRTYSFPCYLPQPLINHAPRLDTDGIHLLSSLLLVSVLPAGPRERQPKSQVPVPHAGPTPQLLWLVCLHVFETSPLYSPPPRPRGGLHTHPLESVHCEPKPVT
- the CDK18 gene encoding cyclin-dependent kinase 18 isoform X3, translated to MIMNKMKNFKRRFSLSVPRTETIEESLAEFTEQFNQLHNRRNEDLQLGPLGRDPPQECSTFSPTDSGEEPGQLSPGVQFQRRQNQRRFSMEDVSKRLSLPMDIRLPQEFLQKLQMESPDLPKPLSRMSRRASLSDIGFGKLETYVKLDKLGEGTYATVFKGRSKLTENLVALKEIRLEHEEGAPCTAIREVSLLKNLKHANIVTLHDLIHTDRSLTLVFEYLDSDLKQYLDHCGNLMSMHNVKIFMFQLLRGLAYCHHRKILHRDLKPQNLLINERGELKLADFGLARAKSVPTKTYSNEVVTLWYRPPDVLLGSTEYSTPIDMWGVGCIHYEMATGRPLFPGSTVKEELHLIFRLLGTPTEETWPGVTAFSEFRTYSFPCYLPQPLINHAPRLDTDGIHLLSSLLLVSVLPAGPRERQPKSQVPVPHAGPTPQLLWLVCLHVFETSPLYSPPPRPRGGLHTHPLESVHCEPKPVT